The following coding sequences are from one Leptospiraceae bacterium window:
- a CDS encoding caspase family protein, with translation MLLSLNYEVLTLGKSTKFPKYCEGRKSLILNNKNLQTVIACLCLGIGFLISTTISAEAKKPLNDKPKRKGLLLQADDPDDARRWAIVIGVNDYNDVAIGKLSKARNDAKIIGQLLMEQGEFGKVFVMTDDVDAKNTLYPTRINIEEKLDIILSSAEKNDTILFFFSGHGVSDSKGEGYILPVDTVFDKVTYSAIKVNNIIGKINEKGIKKSLLILDACRDVITSTKGNQKEGLQSDKFAKAEVAATFFSTKSGYYSFEDPKSDFGVFTKYLAYGMEGKADSNNDGIVSFGELEDYVQVGVNEWSLGNNKQQKPFVKYYKEKYGDLPISVKGSRTKSLVEENNYNKTKMKMSYVWRSAIVPGFGQYVAGEKWRGGSYFVLGLGFLANFLTHQKEFNSAQSAYNSAYAIPGSSFFPMYFNQQNKKSDLHSAEVSLQSAYFLLIGFWLWNIFDAAVLTEAEKPKEGIGFHFYREPIQTMTNAKNLPEYKLENKAVLEFTIHF, from the coding sequence ATGCTGTTAAGTTTAAATTATGAAGTTTTAACTCTTGGTAAATCTACCAAATTTCCAAAATACTGCGAGGGGAGAAAATCTTTGATTCTAAATAATAAAAATCTTCAAACGGTGATTGCTTGTTTGTGTTTAGGGATTGGATTTTTGATTTCTACGACGATAAGTGCAGAAGCAAAAAAGCCATTGAACGACAAACCGAAGCGTAAAGGTCTACTTCTGCAAGCTGATGATCCGGACGATGCAAGGCGTTGGGCAATTGTCATTGGTGTGAATGATTACAATGATGTGGCTATTGGCAAATTAAGCAAAGCGCGTAATGATGCAAAGATTATTGGACAATTGTTAATGGAGCAGGGAGAGTTTGGAAAGGTCTTTGTAATGACAGATGATGTAGATGCAAAGAATACTTTATATCCGACTCGAATCAATATTGAAGAAAAATTAGATATTATTTTATCGAGTGCGGAAAAGAACGATACAATTCTTTTTTTCTTTTCCGGTCATGGCGTTTCTGATTCAAAAGGAGAAGGCTATATATTACCTGTAGATACGGTGTTTGATAAGGTTACGTATTCCGCGATTAAAGTAAATAATATAATTGGAAAAATAAATGAAAAGGGAATTAAAAAATCTCTTCTGATATTAGATGCATGTAGAGATGTAATTACAAGCACGAAAGGAAATCAAAAAGAAGGACTCCAATCAGATAAGTTCGCAAAAGCAGAAGTAGCCGCTACTTTCTTTTCTACTAAGTCCGGTTATTATAGTTTCGAAGATCCGAAATCAGACTTTGGAGTATTTACAAAATACCTTGCTTATGGTATGGAAGGAAAAGCTGATTCTAACAATGATGGAATTGTTTCATTCGGTGAGCTAGAAGACTATGTGCAAGTAGGTGTAAATGAATGGTCACTTGGAAACAATAAACAACAAAAACCTTTTGTTAAGTATTATAAAGAAAAATATGGCGACCTTCCTATTTCCGTGAAAGGAAGTAGAACGAAAAGTCTAGTAGAAGAGAACAATTATAATAAGACAAAAATGAAAATGTCTTATGTATGGAGGTCTGCAATAGTTCCCGGCTTTGGTCAATATGTAGCCGGAGAGAAATGGCGGGGAGGAAGTTATTTTGTCTTAGGACTTGGTTTTCTTGCTAATTTTCTCACTCATCAGAAAGAATTTAACTCAGCGCAATCTGCGTATAATAGTGCGTATGCGATTCCGGGCTCCTCTTTTTTCCCGATGTATTTCAATCAACAAAACAAAAAGTCTGACTTGCATTCAGCAGAGGTCTCTTTACAAAGTGCGTATTTTCTACTGATTGGATTTTGGCTTTGGAACATATTCGATGCCGCGGTACTCACTGAGGCTGAAAAACCAAAAGAAGGAATAGGTTTTCATTTTTATAGAGAGCCAATTCAGACAATGACAAATGCAAAGAATTTGCCTGAATACAAGCTAGAAAACAAAGCAGTTTTAGAATTTACTATTCATTTTTAA
- a CDS encoding ankyrin repeat domain-containing protein — protein MFDKPLEEDLLNAAGSGDLPRVRSLLEKKQADVNVQNKEGSTPLMRVATFGHLAILQYLIGNSAEIDLRDQHGFTALMLAANKGHLEIVKYLVENKADPNAKNKDGCSVLMLASYKGHLDVVKYLLQKKADINAKDKKGWTALMFASSNGSLDVVKYLLKNKADVNIQNNLGLTALMRASSFGHLEVVKCLCENKADSKVKNQIEFDSLMLAAKSGHIEVVKYFESLA, from the coding sequence ATGTTTGACAAACCATTAGAAGAAGACCTATTAAATGCCGCGGGAAGTGGTGACTTACCAAGAGTAAGGTCTCTTTTAGAAAAAAAACAGGCTGACGTAAATGTTCAGAATAAAGAAGGCTCGACACCACTTATGCGAGTTGCCACGTTTGGGCATCTGGCAATCTTACAGTATTTAATTGGCAATTCGGCAGAGATTGACCTTAGAGATCAGCATGGATTCACAGCGCTTATGCTTGCTGCAAACAAAGGTCATTTAGAAATTGTAAAATATCTAGTCGAAAATAAGGCAGACCCAAATGCGAAAAACAAAGATGGCTGCTCTGTTCTGATGCTTGCTTCTTACAAAGGACATCTGGATGTTGTAAAATATCTTTTGCAAAAAAAGGCAGACATTAACGCAAAGGATAAGAAGGGCTGGACGGCACTCATGTTTGCCTCTTCGAATGGAAGTTTAGATGTGGTGAAGTATCTCTTAAAAAACAAAGCCGATGTAAATATCCAAAACAATCTAGGGCTTACCGCTCTCATGCGAGCTTCTTCTTTTGGACATTTGGAAGTAGTAAAATGTCTTTGTGAAAACAAAGCTGACTCAAAGGTGAAAAATCAAATTGAGTTCGATTCCCTTATGCTCGCGGCTAAGAGTGGACATATCGAAGTTGTAAAATACTTTGAAA
- a CDS encoding fibronectin type III domain-containing protein — translation MNQTIKIIMATVVINLIACSAKANYNNPTDNVALLLMQLISPLVGNSITINGDTADTTPPVFAGLTSATAASSTSITLNWAAGTDNITPQETLVYDIYAATISGGENFSLVSFSSTAGAVTYTVTGLTANTAYYFIVRARDSAGNRDSNIVQKTALTAPLPTVTSISPTTGTMGTPITISGTNFDTTLANNIVTLPNCTLQVVSATKTQIVAIPPITGECNSGGITVQTTSSNIPSSSYGNFSYYNTILFSGNSNGTITSFFITANEAFAGLKKIYTFSSNPQIKQLKLATNNEYLYYLGTVAGGVLKIGGDGNLSDFTGIGSTNFVTGGLSMEYYQSRIYISGLSSVLELNPDGTIKNGAGLGIPTNAYLKISSYGSYIYAATGGTIYVYALSPTGSTSYVTSIPGDYVFKDDLEHFLYISQSGTIFSYLIWSGGFFSQANPPYSYNFYPVGTLFKTSYSVPGCSGFQIPPVSKQGIIFCGSNWATYSATGQIVYSGSVSMSQSTYIDDSEGILYTANGNNYYKKKIFGGTELSSSTLGSSAETSNAIIVVKKYR, via the coding sequence ATGAATCAAACAATAAAAATTATCATGGCGACAGTTGTCATAAACCTAATAGCTTGTTCAGCGAAAGCAAATTATAATAATCCTACAGATAATGTGGCTTTGCTTTTAATGCAGTTGATTTCGCCTTTGGTGGGCAATTCAATAACAATCAACGGAGATACAGCGGATACTACGCCGCCAGTTTTTGCTGGTCTAACTTCAGCGACAGCAGCAAGTTCAACATCCATTACTCTCAATTGGGCTGCTGGCACTGATAATATAACTCCTCAAGAAACATTGGTCTATGATATATATGCCGCTACAATCTCCGGTGGGGAAAATTTCTCACTGGTTAGTTTTTCTTCAACGGCTGGTGCTGTCACATATACGGTTACTGGTCTAACGGCTAATACTGCGTATTATTTTATTGTTCGAGCTAGAGACTCTGCTGGGAATAGGGATTCTAACATTGTGCAGAAAACTGCCTTAACAGCACCACTACCAACCGTAACTAGTATATCCCCTACAACAGGAACAATGGGTACGCCTATTACAATTTCAGGAACTAATTTTGATACAACTCTCGCCAATAATATAGTGACCTTACCAAATTGTACTTTGCAAGTTGTATCTGCAACAAAAACACAAATCGTAGCGATACCACCAATTACGGGAGAATGCAACAGTGGAGGTATTACTGTTCAGACTACTTCCTCCAATATACCTAGCTCTTCGTACGGAAATTTCTCTTATTATAACACGATTCTATTTTCTGGAAATAGTAATGGAACAATAACTTCATTTTTTATAACGGCTAATGAAGCATTTGCTGGCTTGAAAAAAATCTACACTTTTAGTAGTAATCCACAGATAAAGCAATTAAAACTTGCAACAAATAATGAGTATTTATATTATTTGGGAACTGTTGCTGGAGGTGTTTTAAAAATAGGTGGAGACGGTAATTTATCCGACTTCACAGGTATCGGTTCGACAAATTTTGTCACTGGGGGGCTTTCAATGGAATACTATCAATCAAGAATATATATTTCTGGATTGTCATCTGTTCTTGAACTTAATCCCGACGGAACTATCAAAAACGGAGCAGGTTTAGGTATACCAACAAATGCTTATTTAAAGATATCCTCATATGGTTCATACATTTACGCAGCTACTGGTGGAACAATTTACGTTTATGCACTGAGTCCTACTGGTTCAACATCGTATGTTACGTCTATTCCAGGAGACTATGTTTTTAAGGATGACTTGGAACATTTTCTTTATATTTCCCAAAGCGGGACGATTTTTTCTTATTTAATATGGTCAGGTGGTTTTTTCTCTCAAGCCAATCCTCCTTATTCATATAACTTTTATCCTGTAGGAACGTTATTTAAAACTTCATATTCAGTGCCGGGATGTAGTGGCTTCCAGATTCCTCCAGTATCTAAACAAGGAATCATTTTTTGTGGTTCTAACTGGGCAACATATTCTGCTACAGGACAGATTGTCTATTCAGGCTCTGTTTCAATGAGTCAATCTACTTATATCGATGACTCGGAAGGCATACTTTATACAGCCAATGGCAATAATTATTATAAGAAGAAAATTTTTGGTGGAACAGAATTAAGTTCATCAACGTTGGGTTCATCAGCAGAAACTTCTAACGCTATTATCGTGGTGAAAAAATATAGATAA
- a CDS encoding FecR domain-containing protein, whose amino-acid sequence MNYTLKNYSALLFFLFLSGCKYFESNKDENISFPSELKIPALVIINVGNSFSNGKKINSNETIDLTSKITVNENSFLDLQIFVGELNSVIRIKGKASFQMNANTIGGMTSHTARLDVGSLLINLKKMKNRDMFQVVTPVLSVGVRGTQFQITVADNGNSLLQVTKGEVSARVRVPSVDSLLDRKILTEKDILNQIIIPLQEERILIAGEQISIKQSDVSNVLSKAKMSELVNNLETNKGVANLDQNYRVIVDNFQNSLNQKNVKPEAISTVMSQELKAILRQAANDRKTILDFEFSELNGIDEKLIRDGNKVGIQKAIQDHLAEHNAKYLERIETILGKSAETLVTKDGRRIRGVILQKGDDFIVVTPEGEILIPEKDFKGIEF is encoded by the coding sequence ATGAATTATACTTTGAAAAATTATTCTGCACTTTTATTTTTTTTATTTCTTTCGGGATGTAAATACTTTGAATCGAATAAAGACGAAAACATTTCATTCCCTTCTGAATTAAAAATTCCAGCTCTTGTGATTATAAATGTGGGAAATTCTTTCAGCAACGGTAAAAAAATCAATTCAAATGAAACAATTGATTTAACCAGCAAAATAACTGTGAATGAAAACTCATTCTTAGATCTCCAGATCTTTGTTGGTGAGTTAAACAGTGTTATACGTATCAAAGGGAAAGCAAGCTTTCAAATGAATGCCAATACGATAGGCGGAATGACTAGTCATACTGCCAGGTTAGATGTTGGCTCCTTGCTTATTAATCTGAAGAAAATGAAAAATAGGGATATGTTTCAGGTTGTAACTCCTGTTCTATCCGTTGGAGTAAGAGGAACTCAGTTTCAAATTACAGTGGCGGATAATGGTAATTCTCTTTTACAAGTCACAAAAGGAGAGGTATCTGCTAGAGTAAGAGTTCCAAGTGTTGATTCATTACTCGACAGAAAAATTTTAACAGAAAAAGATATTTTAAATCAAATCATAATCCCATTGCAAGAAGAGAGAATTTTAATAGCAGGCGAACAGATTTCTATAAAGCAAAGCGATGTAAGCAATGTCTTGAGTAAGGCAAAGATGAGCGAATTGGTAAATAATTTGGAGACAAATAAAGGCGTTGCAAACTTGGACCAAAATTATAGAGTTATAGTTGATAATTTTCAAAACAGCTTAAATCAAAAGAATGTAAAGCCTGAAGCAATTTCCACGGTTATGAGTCAGGAGTTGAAAGCTATTCTAAGGCAAGCGGCTAATGACAGGAAAACGATTCTTGATTTTGAATTCAGTGAGTTAAATGGAATTGATGAAAAATTGATTCGAGATGGAAATAAGGTTGGAATTCAAAAGGCAATTCAAGATCATCTTGCAGAGCATAATGCTAAATATCTAGAAAGAATTGAAACCATTTTAGGAAAATCAGCAGAAACACTTGTAACAAAGGATGGAAGAAGGATAAGGGGAGTTATCTTGCAAAAAGGGGATGATTTTATTGTAGTGACTCCGGAAGGAGAAATTCTTATCCCGGAAAAAGACTTTAAAGGAATCGAATTCTAA